One stretch of Acidobacteriota bacterium DNA includes these proteins:
- a CDS encoding fibronectin type III domain-containing protein produces MIRNLASVGAAVLSAALLQQSPMGAQQTPPGPPSGAPGAQVAAAVRHDRSPALRDIPPTMVEVEGGREMRAPMPVKRGPGKAQGFRDPVLQQALPLTLMPSATVNFDGVNNVDGVLPPDTNGDVGPNHYVQWVNLSLAIYDKAGGLMYGPTNGNTIFSGFGGPCETSNDGDPIALYDEQADRWLLTQFALPNYPAGPFYQCIAVSTTGNPLGQYNRYQFSFAKMNDYPKFGVWPDGYYMSFNQFAARSGKWAGQGAAVFEREKMLAGDPTARMIYFDMASDSSLGGMLPSDLDGAPPAAGEPNVYMQFDDSPDQLQIWQFHADWKNTANSTFTKAATVGTAAFDPNMCNYARGCIPQPGTSAKLDAISDRLMYRLQYRNFGDHAAWVVNHTVDVDGTDRAGIRWYEVRKAGGAYSVFQQGTYSPDSTGRWMASAAMDAVGNIALAFNTSSSVFYPSVRYTGRLFGDTAGQMTQGEADIMGGSGSQTSTYSRWGDYSMLAVDPVDGCTFWATLEYMQTTGTAPWRTRIAAFKFPNCGAPPLTAPTGLGATAVSSSQINLAWTDNSTNEVGFKIERCMGAGCTNFAQIATVGAGVAAYGDIGLAASTSYTYRVRAYNSDGDSAYSNTATATTSQSSGAPAAPSSLQAVANGKGKIKLTWVDNSGDETSFVVERLSPLKDVPVGSNVTSYTDSGLTTGTTYSYHVKACKNIECSAWSNTASARAR; encoded by the coding sequence ATGATCCGTAATCTTGCTTCCGTCGGCGCAGCAGTCCTGTCAGCGGCGCTGCTGCAGCAGTCTCCAATGGGCGCCCAGCAGACGCCCCCGGGCCCACCATCTGGCGCGCCGGGCGCCCAGGTCGCGGCGGCCGTCAGGCATGACCGGTCGCCGGCGCTGCGAGATATTCCGCCGACTATGGTGGAGGTCGAGGGGGGACGCGAGATGCGGGCCCCGATGCCCGTGAAGCGAGGCCCCGGAAAGGCGCAGGGCTTTCGTGACCCCGTGCTGCAGCAGGCGCTTCCCCTGACATTGATGCCCTCTGCGACTGTGAACTTCGACGGCGTCAACAACGTCGACGGCGTGCTTCCGCCCGACACCAATGGAGATGTGGGTCCGAACCACTACGTCCAGTGGGTGAACTTGTCGCTGGCAATCTACGACAAGGCCGGCGGGCTGATGTATGGCCCCACCAACGGCAACACGATCTTCAGCGGGTTCGGAGGCCCCTGCGAAACCAGCAACGACGGCGATCCAATCGCGCTCTACGACGAGCAGGCTGATCGGTGGTTGCTGACGCAATTCGCGCTGCCGAACTACCCTGCCGGTCCGTTCTACCAGTGCATTGCCGTGTCAACGACCGGCAACCCGCTCGGCCAGTACAACCGCTACCAGTTCTCGTTCGCGAAGATGAACGACTACCCGAAGTTCGGGGTGTGGCCCGATGGTTACTACATGTCGTTCAACCAGTTCGCCGCGCGTTCGGGTAAGTGGGCCGGGCAGGGCGCCGCCGTCTTTGAACGGGAGAAGATGCTGGCGGGCGACCCGACGGCTCGGATGATCTACTTCGACATGGCGAGCGACTCGAGCCTCGGCGGGATGCTCCCCTCGGACCTCGATGGCGCGCCCCCGGCAGCCGGTGAGCCGAACGTGTACATGCAGTTCGACGACAGCCCGGACCAGTTGCAGATCTGGCAGTTCCACGCGGACTGGAAGAACACGGCCAACTCGACCTTTACGAAGGCGGCAACTGTCGGCACAGCCGCATTCGACCCGAACATGTGCAACTACGCCAGAGGCTGTATCCCTCAGCCGGGAACGTCGGCCAAGCTCGATGCGATCTCCGACCGGCTGATGTACCGGCTGCAGTACAGGAACTTCGGCGACCACGCAGCTTGGGTGGTGAACCACACCGTCGACGTTGACGGGACTGATCGGGCTGGGATTCGCTGGTACGAGGTCCGCAAGGCCGGAGGCGCCTACTCGGTCTTCCAGCAGGGAACTTACTCACCCGATTCCACCGGCCGCTGGATGGCGAGCGCGGCCATGGACGCGGTCGGGAATATAGCCCTCGCCTTCAACACCTCATCGTCCGTCTTCTACCCGTCTGTGCGCTATACCGGTCGCCTCTTCGGCGATACAGCCGGCCAGATGACTCAAGGTGAGGCCGACATCATGGGCGGCAGCGGATCGCAGACCAGCACCTACAGCCGCTGGGGCGACTACAGCATGCTGGCCGTGGACCCGGTCGACGGTTGCACGTTCTGGGCGACGCTCGAGTACATGCAAACCACCGGGACCGCGCCGTGGCGAACGCGCATCGCGGCGTTCAAATTCCCCAACTGCGGTGCACCGCCTCTGACGGCGCCGACCGGCCTGGGCGCCACCGCCGTTTCGTCTTCCCAGATCAACCTCGCCTGGACAGACAACTCCACCAACGAAGTCGGCTTCAAGATCGAGCGCTGCATGGGTGCAGGCTGTACGAACTTCGCCCAGATCGCCACGGTTGGCGCCGGGGTCGCTGCCTACGGTGACATCGGCCTTGCGGCGTCCACGTCCTACACTTATCGCGTTCGGGCGTACAACTCGGACGGCGATTCCGCGTACTCGAACACGGCGACAGCGACAACGTCTCAGTCTAGTGGTGCTCCTGCAGCCCCATCAAGCCTGCAAGCCGTGGCAAATGGCAAGGGGAAAATCAAGCTGACGTGGGTCGATAATTCGGGGGACGAAACCTCCTTCGTGGTCGAACGGCTGTCGCCCCTCAAGGATGTGCCGGTGGGGTCAAACGTGACGTCCTATACAGATAGCGGCCTCACCACCGGCACGACCTACTCGTACCACGTGAAGGCGTGCAAGAACATCGAGTGCTCTGCCTGGTCGAACACCGCGTCGGCGCGGGCAAGGTAG
- a CDS encoding SxtJ family membrane protein — protein sequence MTGTLRAISRDKARDAGMAFVLLCLLGSGWSHARWLESAAMVGLVVDMIWPAAFTPFAVVWFGLAEVMGAVVSRILLTVLFVGVLTPIGLVRRALGRDPMRLKQWRRGRASVFTVRDHRYTPADLDRPY from the coding sequence ATGACAGGCACCTTAAGAGCGATCAGCCGGGACAAAGCCAGGGACGCTGGCATGGCGTTTGTCCTGCTCTGTCTGCTTGGATCGGGGTGGTCGCACGCCCGATGGCTCGAATCGGCGGCCATGGTCGGCCTGGTGGTCGACATGATCTGGCCGGCCGCCTTCACGCCCTTCGCCGTCGTCTGGTTCGGACTCGCAGAGGTGATGGGCGCCGTGGTCTCGAGGATCCTGTTGACGGTGCTCTTTGTCGGCGTGCTGACGCCCATCGGACTGGTGCGGCGCGCACTCGGCCGCGATCCCATGCGCCTGAAGCAGTGGCGGCGGGGCCGGGCATCGGTGTTTACGGTACGGGACCACCGGTATACACCCGCCGACCTCGACCGTCCGTACTAG
- a CDS encoding addiction module protein, producing the protein MSTDDLLAAALRLPRCERARLTEEMLASFKEPAEQVAVAWAEELERRSRDIGKGLVEAQDWETVRDKIMRDLDLRRANRRREAPVLSAATH; encoded by the coding sequence ATGTCGACCGATGACTTGCTGGCGGCGGCGCTCAGGCTGCCTCGCTGCGAACGAGCCCGTCTGACTGAGGAGATGTTGGCAAGTTTCAAGGAACCGGCCGAGCAGGTGGCGGTCGCCTGGGCCGAGGAACTGGAGCGCCGCTCCCGGGATATTGGCAAAGGACTCGTCGAGGCGCAGGATTGGGAAACGGTCCGCGATAAGATTATGCGGGATCTGGACCTGCGCCGTGCGAATCGGAGGCGCGAAGCTCCCGTATTGTCAGCGGCCACCCATTGA
- a CDS encoding GDSL-type esterase/lipase family protein encodes MRAIRLIPHVLLLVALATLLLLAKEWAYVATYRLYLDRRVDDAVGSTARQRFDLDKTGVVPRIVLRDERVSFRAAIGQDSTIRAHLTPTGAASFEIHLRQGDADRVVARGNVAGPMAIECQFPTGNGIVDIVSHGELTWSDLQLRRNLRIAPELWLLGILTICWLIWRRARKTCRWLHPALPQPLPGRFAWMAALTMFASVGVALLAAEVGLRVASSRLPSGISALRHDLGEPTEDPRWQSSPRYGRRLMPNVRGAENEWRDGDVIRMGFVPSAMSERRIHRYAFSSDGEGFRNAVTRDPIDVAALGDSFTDALTMAVESAWPSQLERRLGLVVQNYGTAGFGPQQERLVLQDFALTHHPRVVVLAFFAGNDIRDAERFEEFERGDHSVTQPTLGWPIRDVVIRADTWYLTSAIQAAARAATAAALPATAVADAVGTSSASSSRSAGPRFDRGVFTVPVNGLTLRWAFMPPYLNLLRYSEDDLAARRGWALAIENIRDMQRASSDAGARFVLMFIPFKSQVYLPLLERTFSGEELASALHFSLPDMPVPLDLARLSRNRLAQNALMRRVCAGTGIPFLDLTTALQERVEKGENMYFPDDSHLNEAGEALTAATLAEFLRQQGLVKIN; translated from the coding sequence GTGCGCGCCATCCGCCTGATTCCCCACGTGTTGCTCCTTGTCGCACTCGCGACGCTGCTCCTCCTCGCGAAGGAATGGGCGTACGTGGCGACCTACCGTCTCTATCTCGATCGCCGGGTGGACGATGCGGTCGGATCGACCGCGCGTCAGCGCTTCGATCTGGACAAGACCGGTGTCGTTCCGCGCATTGTGCTGCGCGACGAACGGGTGTCGTTTCGCGCAGCTATCGGGCAGGACTCCACCATACGGGCGCACCTGACGCCGACTGGCGCCGCGAGCTTCGAGATTCATCTCCGGCAGGGCGACGCCGACAGGGTGGTGGCTCGGGGGAATGTCGCCGGACCGATGGCGATCGAGTGCCAGTTCCCGACCGGAAACGGCATCGTGGACATCGTCAGCCATGGCGAACTGACGTGGTCGGACCTGCAGTTGCGCCGGAACCTCCGGATCGCCCCGGAGCTGTGGCTGCTGGGCATTCTGACGATCTGCTGGCTGATCTGGCGCCGAGCCCGCAAGACGTGCCGCTGGCTGCATCCCGCGTTGCCGCAGCCGCTGCCCGGGCGTTTTGCGTGGATGGCGGCGTTAACGATGTTCGCGAGCGTCGGCGTCGCCCTGCTTGCCGCGGAGGTGGGCCTGCGCGTGGCGTCCAGCCGGCTGCCAAGCGGGATCAGCGCACTCCGCCACGATCTGGGAGAGCCCACCGAGGATCCGCGCTGGCAGTCATCACCGCGCTACGGGCGACGTCTGATGCCCAACGTCCGCGGCGCCGAAAACGAATGGCGCGACGGCGACGTCATACGCATGGGCTTCGTGCCGTCCGCGATGAGCGAGAGGCGAATCCATCGGTACGCGTTTTCGAGCGACGGCGAGGGTTTTCGAAATGCCGTCACGCGCGACCCGATCGATGTCGCGGCGCTCGGGGATTCCTTTACCGACGCCCTCACGATGGCGGTGGAATCGGCGTGGCCGTCTCAGCTCGAACGTCGGCTGGGCCTCGTCGTCCAGAACTACGGAACGGCCGGCTTCGGGCCGCAGCAGGAACGGCTGGTCCTTCAGGATTTCGCCCTGACTCACCATCCGCGCGTAGTGGTGCTGGCGTTCTTCGCCGGCAATGACATTCGCGACGCGGAGCGGTTCGAGGAGTTCGAACGCGGCGACCACAGCGTCACGCAGCCGACCCTCGGCTGGCCAATCCGGGACGTCGTGATTCGAGCGGACACGTGGTATCTGACAAGCGCGATCCAGGCGGCCGCCAGAGCGGCGACTGCCGCCGCGCTGCCGGCGACCGCGGTGGCTGACGCGGTGGGAACATCGTCGGCCTCGTCGTCTCGTTCTGCGGGCCCGCGCTTCGATCGCGGAGTGTTCACGGTGCCGGTCAACGGGCTGACGCTGCGATGGGCGTTCATGCCGCCGTATCTCAACCTTCTGCGCTACTCGGAAGACGATCTCGCGGCACGGCGCGGGTGGGCGCTGGCGATCGAGAACATCCGCGACATGCAGCGCGCGTCGAGCGATGCTGGCGCGCGATTTGTCCTGATGTTCATCCCGTTCAAGAGTCAGGTGTATCTTCCTCTGCTCGAGCGCACGTTTTCTGGAGAGGAGTTGGCCAGCGCGCTGCATTTCTCTCTACCGGACATGCCCGTGCCGCTCGATCTCGCGCGCCTGTCTCGCAATCGGCTGGCTCAGAACGCGCTGATGCGGCGTGTTTGCGCGGGGACGGGGATTCCGTTTCTCGATCTGACGACGGCCCTGCAGGAGCGCGTCGAGAAGGGCGAGAACATGTACTTTCCGGACGACTCACATCTCAATGAGGCGGGCGAGGCACTGACGGCGGCGACGCTGGCGGAGTTCCTGCGACAGCAAGGTCTCGTCAAGATCAACTGA
- a CDS encoding bifunctional riboflavin kinase/FAD synthetase translates to MEIIRYPDDSRPAAWRSPVLALGNFDGLHRGHMTIVDRVIRAATEGDRTPVLLTFDPHPRRITRAGEAPRLLMDMARKIEALERTGLAGVAIVGFTYELSQWGPEVFVKAVLVDWLGVSEVWVGANFRFGHNRSGDVSTLQTLGRQYGFAASKVDSVLHHGTIVSSTRIRALVEAGAVGEAAELLGHRYDIEGTVVVGDGRGRLIGFPTANLDTGDRLLPRPGVYATVVRVDGREWPSVTNIGHHPTFGESAAQLVETHLLNGGGDMYGTRVRLSFVQRLRDELTFTSTEALQAQISADCERARALLKVISV, encoded by the coding sequence GTGGAGATCATCCGCTATCCAGACGATTCGCGGCCCGCGGCATGGCGATCGCCCGTTCTGGCGCTGGGCAATTTCGACGGCCTGCACCGCGGCCACATGACGATTGTGGACCGTGTCATTCGGGCCGCGACCGAGGGCGACCGGACGCCCGTGCTCCTGACGTTTGACCCGCACCCACGGCGGATCACCAGGGCCGGCGAGGCCCCGCGCCTGCTGATGGACATGGCCAGGAAGATCGAAGCCCTCGAACGCACGGGCCTGGCAGGGGTGGCCATCGTCGGCTTCACTTACGAACTCTCCCAGTGGGGCCCGGAGGTGTTCGTGAAGGCGGTCCTGGTCGACTGGCTTGGCGTTTCCGAAGTCTGGGTCGGCGCCAACTTCCGGTTTGGACACAACCGATCGGGAGACGTCTCGACGCTTCAGACCCTCGGCCGTCAGTATGGATTCGCTGCCAGCAAGGTTGATTCGGTGCTCCACCACGGCACCATCGTCAGCAGCACGCGGATCCGGGCTCTGGTTGAGGCGGGTGCGGTCGGTGAGGCGGCGGAACTGTTGGGGCATCGCTATGACATCGAGGGCACCGTTGTCGTTGGCGACGGACGCGGCCGCCTGATTGGGTTTCCAACGGCGAATCTCGACACGGGCGACCGACTGCTGCCCAGGCCGGGTGTCTACGCGACGGTTGTGCGCGTCGATGGCAGGGAGTGGCCATCGGTGACCAACATCGGACACCACCCGACGTTCGGCGAATCCGCGGCTCAACTGGTGGAGACCCATCTGCTGAATGGTGGAGGCGACATGTACGGCACGCGCGTGCGATTGTCATTCGTTCAGCGCCTGAGGGATGAGCTGACGTTCACGTCCACAGAGGCCCTGCAGGCGCAGATCTCGGCCGATTGTGAACGTGCCCGGGCCCTGCTGAAGGTGATTTCGGTTTAG
- a CDS encoding YraN family protein: protein MGSVGTVKFGILGENLACEALRRRGYAVLARRYRTRVGEIDIVAADGDTMVFVEVKARRDTRCGVPAEAVTWWKQRRIITMARFYLAVHRCQHRPVRFDVVSVLAPIGAPPTVEIIRGAFTAEGW from the coding sequence ATGGGCTCGGTTGGGACGGTCAAGTTCGGAATACTGGGCGAGAATCTCGCGTGTGAGGCGCTCCGGCGGCGGGGGTACGCAGTTCTTGCCAGGCGCTACCGCACGCGGGTTGGCGAAATTGACATTGTCGCTGCCGACGGCGACACGATGGTGTTCGTTGAGGTGAAGGCGCGCCGGGATACCCGTTGCGGTGTGCCCGCCGAGGCCGTCACCTGGTGGAAGCAGCGGCGCATCATCACGATGGCGCGGTTCTATCTGGCCGTGCATCGGTGCCAGCATCGGCCCGTCCGGTTCGACGTCGTCAGCGTGCTCGCGCCCATCGGGGCCCCGCCGACTGTCGAGATTATCCGGGGTGCCTTCACGGCGGAGGGGTGGTAG
- a CDS encoding LssY C-terminal domain-containing protein: protein MRELERGAMMRRVSILVLGLILIYLVVAYLVLPWAWTINTRRHPDLSASPRITLTAEGVSGDPLNIALVGSDGSIVRAMTAAGWHPADPITFRTSLRIVERTLLKRPDETAPVSNLFLFGRRQDLAFEQPVGASPRQRHHVRFWRAGVTDLGQPLWLGAATYDTSVGVSHRTGQVTHHIAADLDAERDKCSADLRRAGAAEEVYYVERFHDRLEGRNGGGDAWHTDGRLVVIVLVPSPSR, encoded by the coding sequence ATGAGGGAGTTGGAACGCGGAGCCATGATGCGGCGTGTGTCGATTCTCGTCCTGGGACTGATCCTGATCTACCTGGTCGTCGCCTACCTGGTACTGCCGTGGGCGTGGACAATCAACACGCGCCGCCATCCTGACCTGAGCGCCAGCCCCCGCATCACCCTCACGGCCGAAGGCGTCTCAGGTGATCCGTTGAACATCGCGCTGGTGGGATCCGACGGCTCGATCGTCCGAGCCATGACCGCAGCCGGGTGGCATCCGGCTGATCCCATCACGTTTCGAACCAGTCTGCGGATCGTTGAACGCACGCTGCTCAAGCGGCCCGATGAGACAGCCCCGGTCAGTAACCTGTTTCTGTTTGGCCGTAGGCAGGACCTGGCGTTCGAGCAACCTGTCGGCGCCAGCCCTCGCCAGCGGCACCACGTCCGGTTCTGGCGGGCGGGCGTGACCGACCTGGGACAGCCGCTCTGGCTCGGGGCGGCGACCTATGACACGTCGGTCGGGGTGAGCCACAGGACCGGTCAGGTCACTCATCACATCGCCGCAGACCTCGATGCCGAGCGGGACAAGTGCTCGGCCGACCTCAGACGAGCCGGGGCGGCCGAGGAGGTCTACTACGTCGAACGGTTCCACGACCGGTTGGAAGGACGCAACGGCGGGGGCGATGCCTGGCACACCGACGGCCGCCTGGTGGTGATCGTGCTCGTGCCGTCTCCGTCGCGGTGA
- a CDS encoding saccharopine dehydrogenase NADP-binding domain-containing protein has product MKVLVLGGGGKMGSIVAFDLVRNNEVTEVGLADQSQAALDRARAWLRHPKIVTHQVDVGRADDLAALMRLYDVGVNTLPNRHASYTVVEAAVRNGFNFVDILEEYHRRPDAYEVEGLVLPQGMTLDQYGDWIHETAIRNHVTFVDGIGFAPGISNVTCGEGIRKLDVAESVIARVGGVPNKEASARHPLRYMITWAFSHVLREYVIKVNVLQNGQLTEVDASSGRERFSFDKMGKHEALECAITPGMPSFIFTRSTLKQFAEKTVRWPGHWDGVQTLKECGMLDLVPVEVGGVKVVPRDVLLARIEPLLRAHPGETDVCIMYNTVLGLKDGKPTRVSYHLWDEADTVNGVSAMGRVTGYTAAIAAVMVGQKMVKETGIVAPEDCFYGENYGHFMGELAKRSIRIEETVETIQ; this is encoded by the coding sequence ATGAAAGTGCTCGTATTGGGCGGCGGCGGCAAGATGGGCTCCATCGTCGCCTTTGATCTGGTTCGCAACAATGAGGTCACCGAGGTTGGACTGGCGGATCAGAGCCAGGCGGCGCTGGACCGCGCACGCGCGTGGCTCAGACATCCGAAGATTGTGACGCACCAGGTGGATGTGGGCCGCGCCGACGACCTGGCGGCGCTGATGCGCCTGTATGACGTCGGCGTCAACACCCTGCCGAACCGTCACGCCAGCTACACGGTCGTCGAGGCGGCAGTCCGCAACGGATTCAACTTCGTCGACATCCTCGAGGAGTATCACCGGCGCCCCGACGCGTACGAAGTCGAGGGCCTGGTGCTGCCGCAGGGCATGACGCTGGATCAATACGGAGACTGGATCCACGAGACGGCCATCAGGAACCACGTCACGTTTGTCGACGGCATCGGCTTCGCGCCCGGCATCTCCAATGTGACGTGCGGAGAGGGGATCCGTAAGCTCGACGTGGCCGAATCCGTGATCGCGCGCGTCGGCGGCGTGCCGAACAAGGAAGCGTCAGCCCGCCATCCGCTGCGCTACATGATCACGTGGGCGTTCTCGCACGTGCTGCGGGAATACGTGATCAAGGTGAACGTGCTGCAGAATGGCCAGCTCACGGAAGTGGACGCGTCGAGCGGACGCGAACGCTTCTCGTTCGACAAGATGGGCAAACACGAAGCGCTGGAGTGTGCCATCACTCCGGGCATGCCCAGCTTCATCTTCACGCGCTCAACCCTGAAGCAGTTCGCGGAAAAGACGGTGCGCTGGCCGGGACATTGGGATGGAGTCCAAACGTTGAAGGAATGCGGGATGCTCGACCTCGTTCCGGTCGAGGTCGGCGGCGTCAAGGTGGTGCCGCGCGACGTGCTGCTGGCACGGATTGAGCCGTTGCTGCGCGCGCATCCGGGCGAGACCGACGTCTGCATCATGTACAACACGGTCCTGGGGCTCAAGGACGGCAAACCGACGCGGGTGTCGTACCACCTGTGGGACGAGGCGGACACGGTCAACGGCGTGTCGGCCATGGGCCGCGTCACCGGCTACACCGCCGCGATCGCTGCGGTGATGGTGGGCCAGAAGATGGTCAAGGAAACGGGCATCGTCGCGCCCGAGGACTGCTTCTACGGCGAGAACTACGGTCACTTCATGGGTGAACTGGCGAAGCGAAGCATCAGGATTGAAGAGACGGTGGAGACGATTCAGTAG
- a CDS encoding DUF5989 family protein, with protein sequence MQFLADLWGFLRTRKKYWMLPMMAMLLLFGAIVFLASGTAVAPFIYTLF encoded by the coding sequence ATGCAGTTTCTGGCAGACCTCTGGGGCTTTCTCAGGACGCGCAAGAAGTACTGGATGTTGCCGATGATGGCGATGCTCCTGCTCTTCGGGGCGATCGTCTTCCTGGCAAGCGGCACGGCGGTGGCGCCGTTCATCTACACACTGTTCTAG
- the cysS gene encoding cysteine--tRNA ligase translates to MLRLYNTLTRREEAFTPLRDNTVRMYTCGLTVYNRGHIGNFRTFVCLDVLRRVLKYHCGYTMRQVMNFTDVDDRTIAGAQKAGMPLREYTDQYIAAFREDARALALEPVEENPRATDEVNLRAMSDLVGALDRNGHTYRSDGSIYFKIATFPAYGDLARLDHSGIQPGARVDSDSYAKEDVRDFVLWKATHPGEPTWDFGQGPGRPGWHLECSAMALRLLDGAPIDLHAGGIDLVFPHHENEIAQSEGATRTPFSRFWVHVEHLLIDEEKMSKSLGNQFTLPDVVARGFRPSALRYLYMSTHYRKQLKFSWVSLQQAEEAVQRLMDFLGRLDHVRGGEPHPATVARVEQARAEFGEMLDADLNTAGALGIVFDLVRALNSAIDAGEMGEPDLESIRGVFDDIDRVLGFMSLRRAEDAQSAPAPEEIERLIAERQAARSRRDFATADRIRKELAARGIILEDSASGTRWKIGRGA, encoded by the coding sequence ATGCTCCGCCTGTACAACACGCTGACGCGACGCGAGGAGGCCTTCACGCCCCTGCGGGACAATACCGTCCGGATGTATACGTGTGGTCTGACCGTGTACAACCGCGGGCACATCGGCAACTTCCGGACCTTCGTGTGTCTCGATGTGCTGAGGCGCGTGCTGAAGTATCACTGCGGCTACACGATGCGGCAGGTGATGAACTTTACCGACGTCGACGATCGCACGATCGCCGGGGCCCAGAAGGCCGGAATGCCGCTGCGCGAGTACACGGATCAGTACATCGCGGCGTTTCGCGAAGATGCCCGGGCGCTGGCGTTGGAGCCGGTCGAGGAGAATCCCCGGGCCACCGACGAGGTGAACCTGCGGGCGATGTCGGACCTGGTTGGCGCGCTCGATCGCAACGGCCATACGTATCGGAGCGACGGATCGATCTACTTCAAGATCGCGACCTTCCCGGCGTACGGGGATCTGGCGCGGCTCGACCACAGCGGCATCCAGCCTGGCGCGCGCGTGGATTCGGACTCCTACGCCAAGGAAGATGTCCGGGATTTCGTGCTCTGGAAGGCCACCCATCCCGGCGAGCCGACGTGGGACTTCGGCCAGGGCCCGGGCCGGCCCGGCTGGCATCTGGAGTGTTCGGCCATGGCCCTGCGGCTGCTGGACGGCGCGCCGATCGACCTGCACGCTGGTGGCATCGATCTCGTCTTCCCGCACCACGAGAATGAGATCGCCCAGAGCGAGGGGGCCACCCGGACGCCGTTCTCACGATTCTGGGTCCACGTCGAGCATCTCCTCATCGACGAAGAGAAGATGTCGAAGTCCCTCGGCAACCAGTTCACGCTTCCCGACGTCGTCGCGCGGGGCTTCAGGCCGTCGGCGCTGCGGTATCTCTACATGTCGACTCACTACCGCAAGCAGTTGAAGTTCTCGTGGGTCAGCCTCCAGCAGGCCGAAGAGGCGGTGCAGCGGTTGATGGACTTCCTCGGCCGGCTCGACCACGTCCGTGGCGGCGAGCCTCATCCGGCGACGGTGGCCAGGGTCGAACAGGCACGCGCCGAGTTTGGCGAGATGCTCGACGCGGATCTCAATACGGCCGGCGCCCTGGGCATCGTGTTCGATCTGGTGCGCGCGCTGAACTCGGCCATCGATGCCGGAGAGATGGGGGAGCCCGACCTCGAGTCGATCCGGGGAGTGTTCGACGACATCGACCGTGTGCTGGGATTCATGTCGCTCAGGCGCGCCGAGGATGCTCAATCGGCGCCCGCGCCAGAAGAGATCGAACGGCTCATCGCCGAACGCCAGGCGGCCAGAAGCCGCCGCGACTTCGCGACGGCGGACCGCATCCGCAAGGAGCTGGCGGCCCGCGGCATCATCCTCGAAGATTCCGCCAGTGGCACACGCTGGAAGATCGGCAGGGGCGCCTAA